A stretch of the Neodiprion lecontei isolate iyNeoLeco1 chromosome 4, iyNeoLeco1.1, whole genome shotgun sequence genome encodes the following:
- the LOC107225100 gene encoding nuclear nucleic acid-binding protein C1D — MEVEFKELASDANLVAKVKNFHKSTDDINNHLKLATNPEFYEKLSNSDKLKYNLLMSYSLNTLFWMYLRLEGEDPMKHEIKSENERLKQYMARAKQIKDRDTIMPRVNREVAQRFVRSGLWECRSDKDKSKGMKGPRKNTT; from the exons ATGGAAGTTGAGTTTAAAGAATTAGCCAGTGATGCTAATCTTGTTGCGAAAGTTAAAAACTTTCACAAATCAACAGATGATATAAATAACCATCTGAAACTTGCTACTAACCCCGAGTTCTACGAGAAGCTTTCAAATTCTGATAAATTGAAGTATAACTTGTTAATGTCATACAGTTTGAACACACTGTTTTGGATGTACTTGCGACTCGAAG GTGAGGATCCAATGAAGCATGAAATCAAGTCTGAAAACGAGAGATTGAAACAATATATGGCCCGGGCAAAACAAATCAAAGACAGGGACACCATAATGCCTAGAGTAAACAGAGAAGTGGCCCAAAGATTTGTTAGAAGTGGCCTTTGGGAATGTAGAAGTGATAAGGATAAAAGTAAAGGGATGAAGGGCCCGAGAAAAAATACCACCTAA